In Mycolicibacterium gadium, the genomic window TCGCGACTTCCTGGCCGGGCACGCCGCTATGTTGCCAGAAGCACTTGTCGGTGCCCGGTGCTTGCATGGGGACCGGCGCGATGAGTTTGGCTCGCTGGCCGAGTCGTACTCGTTGCCCGCACGGGAAATTCAACTCTCTAGGAGACTGCTCATGGCAATCGACGTCCAGCCCGCCGTATCCCCCCACCTCGTCGTCGACGATGCTGCGGCGGCCATCGACTTCTACGTCAAGGCCTTCGGCGCCGAGGAGTACGGCCGAGTTCCCGGGCCCGACGGCAAGCTCGTTCACGCCGCATTGAACATCAACGGTTCCACGGTCATGCTCAACGACGATTTCCCTGAGATGACCGAGGGCAAGTCGACGACCCCCAAGACGCTCGGCGGCAGCCCGGTGACCATCCATCTGACGGTCACCGATGTCGACACCAAGTTCGCCAAGGCCGTTGACGCGGGAGCGACTGTGGTGCACCCGCTGGAGGACGCGTTCTGGGGTGACCGGTACGGCGTCGTGCGCGATCCGTTCGGCCACCTCTGGTCGATGGGCCAGCCGGTGCGCGAGGTCAGCATGGAGGAGATCGAAGAGGCGATGAAGCAGAGCCAGTAACGGACCTAGCGGCGCAGGCCGGCGAGCACGCGCTCGCGCATCGACGGCGCGGGTGCCTCGGCCGCCGCGGCGAGCATCTCGGCAATCGTCGTGAACTTGTCGCGGGGTCGATGCTCGCCGCCGCGCGCGATCTCCGCGTCGTCGATGGCCTTCCACCCCGCAGCGCCGATCACGTCTGGCCGCCTGCTTCGCACGAGCTTGTCCAGCGCGGCCGGCTTGCCGGCCGGATCCGCGAGCATCCCCGCGTTGTAGTCGGCGACCAGGTTGTGCACCGTCTCGCCGGCGCACGATTTGTTGGTACCGATGAAGCCGGTGGAGCCGCGCTTGATCCAGCCCGCCACATAGCTGCCGCGCACCGCCTCACCCGACGCCGGATCGATGACCCGGCCGCCGTCATTGGGCACCACCGCAGCGTCGTCATCGAACGGAATGTCGCGAATCGCCTTGCCGCGGTAACCGATCGACGTCAACACCAGACCGGCCTCGATGCGGTGGACCTCGTCGGTGCCCGTCACCGCGAACTCGACACCCGTCGCTCGGTGCTCACCGACGATGCGTACCGGCGTCAACTGATAGGCCAGTCGGATCCGCGGTCGCGTCGCCGGTGCCGACGCATCCCCGAGCTTCGACAGGACCTCGAGCTTGTTGCGCGTCAACGGATCTGTGACCGTCGCGAGGTCACTGATGACCCGATCATGATCGGCGCTGTCCAGCACCACATCACACACCGAGGTCAGCCCGATCAGTTCCGGAAGCGTGAAGGCCGAGTGCACCGGACCCCGGCGGGCGGCGACTACGACCTCGTTGACCTTCGAACCCCTCAACGCGGCCAGCGCGTGGTCGGAGATGTCCGTGCGCGCCAGCACATCGGGGTCGGTGGTCAGAATGCGGGCGACGTCGAACGCCACGTTGCCGTTGCCGACGACGACCACCCGCTCGTGGTTCAAATCGACTGGTAAATCGGTGAATTCAGGGTGGCCGTTGATCCACGCAACCATCTCGGTCGCGGTCCCCGTGCCGGGCAGTCCCATGCCGGCGATGTCGAGGCGGCGATCGTTCGGCGCACCGACGGCGTAGAGCACCGCGTGATGGTGAGCCAGCAGATCGGCGTGCGTGACATCCGATCCCACGTCGACGTTCAGATAGAACGTGAAGCCGGGCAGCTTCGTCACCTTGTCGAAGAGCGACGTCACCCGTTTGGTGCTCTGATGGTCGGGGGCCACCCCGGCACCACGAGCCCGTACGGGGTCGGCAGCCGCTCGAAGACGTTGACCCGCACACCGCGCTGCGTCAGCAGTTCGTCGGCGGCGTACATGGCCGCCGGTCCCGAGCCGACGATCGCGACCGTCAACGGTCCACCGGAGCGTGGCCGGACCAACGGCGCCTCGAGCACCGGCGCCAGCTTGGACGTCGGCGGCAGCTTGCCCTCGGGTTTGGGATAGAACGACGCGTTCAACTCGATGAACGGCAGCTGCTCGGGTTCGAGCCGGGTGTCGGGTGCGATCGCTCCGACCGGGCACGCCGAGACACACGCGCCGCAATCGACGCACGCGACCGGGTCGATGTAGAGCATCTCGGCGGTGGCGAAGCCCGGCTCGTCCGGTGACGGGTGGATGCAGTTCACCGGACAGGCGTAGACACAGGACCCGTCGCTGCAACACGACTGGGTTATCACATGAGGCATGGGTGTCCTACGCAGCCGACACCAGATGCTGGCGGGCAGGCTCGCTCCGATACCGGCTCGGCCGGCCGCTGATCCGACACATCCGCCAGATCAGTTTCGCGAGCGGGTTTATCAGCCCGGTGTCGTGGGCAAGCATCCGGACGTCGCCGAACATGTCGCGCAGCATCTGCCGCGACTCGGGTGACTTGAAGAAGATCTCCTTGCGAACTGACCGCGGGATATTGAATTCCTTCCAGAACGCCCGCGGCGGCACGATGATCGCCGAGCACAGCACGCGCATCACGACCGGAACATAGAGCGACAACCAGAACCGCTTCCGCCGCGGCAGGTCAGGAACTCGCTTGCGCAGGTATTCGTGCGCGAACGAGATGTGCCGCGCTTCTTCGGCCACGTGGATGGCCATCACGCGCTCCATGATCGGATGCAGCGTCTTGCCCTCGCGCAGCACGTTTTTCTGGGTGTGGTCGATGGGCTCCTCGCCGGCCAGAATGCCGAACCAGAAGGGGATCGGCAGCGGCCCCGCGACGAGCGGGATGACCGGCTGAATCCATTTCAGCAAGCGCGGCATACCGGGCACATCGGCACCGATGCGGTTGACCATCTCCTGGAACATCATCGTGTGGTTGCACTCTTCGACCG contains:
- a CDS encoding AurF N-oxygenase family protein, producing MAVKEARTRTVRRWRRNMDVTDDTAYVDMLTTLSEGSVRRNFNPYTDIDWDSPEFKVVEDDERWILPATDPIGKHPWYQSQPKERQIEIGMWRQANVAKVGLHFESILIRGLMEYAFWTPNGSPEYRYCLHEAVEECNHTMMFQEMVNRIGADVPGMPRLLKWIQPVIPLVAGPLPIPFWFGILAGEEPIDHTQKNVLREGKTLHPIMERVMAIHVAEEARHISFAHEYLRKRVPDLPRRKRFWLSLYVPVVMRVLCSAIIVPPRAFWKEFNIPRSVRKEIFFKSPESRQMLRDMFGDVRMLAHDTGLINPLAKLIWRMCRISGRPSRYRSEPARQHLVSAA
- a CDS encoding VOC family protein encodes the protein MAIDVQPAVSPHLVVDDAAAAIDFYVKAFGAEEYGRVPGPDGKLVHAALNINGSTVMLNDDFPEMTEGKSTTPKTLGGSPVTIHLTVTDVDTKFAKAVDAGATVVHPLEDAFWGDRYGVVRDPFGHLWSMGQPVREVSMEEIEEAMKQSQ